A window of the Cicer arietinum cultivar CDC Frontier isolate Library 1 chromosome 6, Cicar.CDCFrontier_v2.0, whole genome shotgun sequence genome harbors these coding sequences:
- the LOC101510069 gene encoding protein SENSITIVE TO PROTON RHIZOTOXICITY 1-like, whose product MHNHTETQQIKSNNLIIPLHNLSKLNTQIDSLKHFIFQSINTNTLLSKHHLDTLSNQLSSSIRHVITNASALLAASPVTVTVSPTVNEHSETVELNAVELLAKHFHFCEICGKGFTRDANMRMHMRSHGERFKTREALRGGCGVREARLTATRFSCPFEGCKRNKLHKKFMPLKSVLCLRNHFKRSHCPKTHTCDRCKRKSFAVISDLKSHVKQCGGESTWKCTCGTTFSRKEKLFGHVARFEGHSPAVEVGEEEKRKTMEAAPAEGDRLPEGFFDDLEKFWV is encoded by the coding sequence ATGCATAATCACACCGAAAcacaacaaataaaatcaaataacctGATCATTCCCCTTCACAACCTCTCCAAACTCAACACCCAAATCGATTCTCTTAAACACTTCATATTTCAATCCATCAACACCAATACTCTCCTCTCCAAACACCACTTAGACACACTCTCCAACCAACTCTCCTCATCCATTCGCCACGTCATCACCAACGCTTCCGCACTTCTCGCCGCATCTCCCGTAACCGTAACCGTTtctccaacggttaacgaacaCTCCGAAACTGTGGAACTCAACGCGGTTGAACTTCTCGCAAAGCACTTTCACTTCTGCGAGATTTGCGGGAAAGGATTCACGCGCGACGCGAATATGCGTATGCACATGCGGTCGCACGGGGAACGGTTTAAGACTCGTGAAGCGTTGCGTGGTGGTTGTGGTGTGAGGGAAGCGCGCTTAACGGCGACGCGGTTTTCTTGTCCTTTTGAAGGATGCAAACGGAATAAGTTGCATAAGAAGTTTATGCCGTTGAAGTCGGTGTTGTGTTTGAGGAACCATTTCAAGAGGAGTCATTGTCCGAAAACTCACACGTGCGATCGGTGTAAGAGGAAGAGCTTTGCGGTAATTTCGGATTTGAAGAGTCACGTGAAGCAGTGTGGGGGAGAGTCTACGTGGAAGTGTACGTGCGGAACCACGTTTTCAAGAAAAGAGAAACTGTTTGGACACGTGGCAAGGTTTGAGGGGCATTCGCCGGCGGTTGAGGTGGGggaagaagagaaaagaaaaactatggAGGCGGCGCCGGCGGAAGGGGATAGGTTACCCGAAGGTTTCTTTGATGATTTGGAAAAGTTTTGGGTTTGA
- the LOC101510399 gene encoding probable LRR receptor-like serine/threonine-protein kinase At5g10290 isoform X1, producing the protein MDFLLFVSLILACLCSSVSPDPQGDALIALKLSLNASGHQLSDWNENQVNPCTWSRVYCDSNYKVIQVSLAMMGFTGRLAPRIGTLKYLTTLSLQGNGITGDIPKELGNLTSLIRLDLENNRLTGEIPQSLGNLKKLQFLTLSQNNLSGSIPESLANLSSLNDIQLDSNNLSGRIPEQLLEVPKYKYECFSGNKLDCGVNYGQPCAFNNADQGSSHKPIGLIIGISVAFVAILVIVGLLLFWCKARHKGYKREVFVDVPGEVDRRIAFGQLKRFAWRELQIATDNFSEKNVLGQGGFGKVYKGVLADNTKVAVKRLTDYESPGGDAAFQREVEMISVAVHRNLLRLIGFCTTPTERLLVYPFMQNLSVAYRLRELKPGESVLDWPTRKQVALGTARGLEYLHAHCSPKIIHRDVKAANVLLDEDFEAVVGDFGLAKLVDIRKTNVTTQVRGTMGHIAPEYLSTGKSSERTDVFGYGIMLLEIVTGQRAIDFSRLEEEDDVLLLDHVKKLEREKRLDAIVDRNLKKNFNMQEVEMMIKVALLCTQATPEDRPPMSEVVRMLEGEGLAERWEEWQHVEVHRRQEYERLQRRFDWGEDSVYNQDAIELSGGR; encoded by the exons ATGGACTTCTTGTTATTTGTATCATTAATTTTGGCATGCTTGTGTTCTTCTGTGTCGCCTGATCCGCAAG GAGATGCACTGATTGCATTGAAGTTATCACTGAATGCTTCAGGTCACCAGCTTAGTGACTGGAATGAAAATCAAGTCAACCCTTGTACCTGGTCACGTGTTTACTGTGACTCAAACTACAAAGTTATTCAAGT TTCACTAGCGATGATGGGATTCACAGGACGCTTGGCCCCAAGGATAGGAACTCTAAAATATCTCACTACTCT TTCTTTGCAAGGAAATGGCATCACCGGTGACATACCAAAAGAGTTGGGAAACCTGACAAGCTTGATCAGGTTGGATTTGGAAAACAACAGATTAACTGGTGAAATACCGCAGTCCCTTGGTAATCTTAAAAAGCTACAGTTCTT GACATTGAGTCAAAACAATCTCAGTGGATCTATACCTGAATCACTTGCCAATCTTTCAAGCTTGAACGATAT TCAGCTAGATTCAAACAATCTTAGCGGCCGAATTCCGGAGCAGTTACTTGAAGTTCCTAAGTACAAGTATGAATG TTTCAGCGGAAATAAGTTGGACTGTGGTGTGAATTATGGTCAgccttgtgcatttaataatgCCGATCAAG GTTCATCACATAAACCAATTGGCCTCATAATTGGAATTAGTGTAGCATTTGTAGCTATCCTTGTTATTGTTGGTCTGCTGTTATTTTGGTGCAAGGCTAGACACAAGGGATACAAGCGTGAAGTTTTTGTAGATGTTCCAG GTGAAGTTGATCGGCGAATTGCATTTGGACAGCTAAAAAGATTTGCATGGAGAGAACTACAAATAGCTACTGACAACTTCAGCGAGAAAAATGTTTTAGGACAGGGAGGCTTTGGAAAGGTTTATAAAGGTGTCCTTGCTGATAACACAAAAGTTGCTGTCAAAAGGTTAACTGATTATGAAAGCCCTGGGGGAGATGCAGCTTTCCAGCGTGAAGTTGAGATGATAAGTGTAGCTGTTCATAGGAACTTGTTACGGCTGATTGGGTTTTGTACTACTCCAACTGAACGCCTCTTAGTTTATCCCTTCATGCAAAACTTAAGCGTTGCCTATCGTCTACGAG AACTCAAACCTGGGGAATCTGTTTTGGATTGGCCTACAAGAAAACAAGTGGCTCTGGGAACTGCACGTGGCCTAGAATATCTTCATGCGCATTGCAGTCCTAAGATTATTCATCGGGATGTGAAAGCAGCTAATGTATTACTAGATGAAGATTTTGAGGCAGTTGTCGGCGACTTTGGTTTGGCAAAGTTAGTAGATATTCGAAAGACTAATGTGACAACTCAAGTTCGTGGGACAATGGGCCATATAGCTCCTGAGTATTTGTCAACCGGAAAGTCTTCAGAAAGGACTGATGTTTTTGGTTATGGGATTATGCTTCTGGAGATTGTTACAGGTCAACGGGCAATTGACTTCTCACGTTTGGAAGAGGAAGATGATGTGTTGTTGCTTGACCAT GTTAAGAAATTAGAACGAGAGAAAAGACTAGATGCTATTGTTGATCGCAACCTAAAGAAAAATTTCAACATGCAAGAGGTAGAAATGATGATAAAAGTTGCGCTACTCTGCACCCAAGCAACGCCAGAGGATCGTCCACCGATGTCTGAGGTTGTAAGAATGCTAGAAGGAGAAGGATTGGCTGAAAGGTGGGAGGAATGGCAGCACGTGGAGGTCCATCGAAGACAAGAATACGAGAGATTACAAAGAAGATTTGACTGGGGAGAAGATTCAGTTTATAATCAAGATGCCATTGAGTTGTCTGGTGGCAGATGA
- the LOC101510399 gene encoding probable LRR receptor-like serine/threonine-protein kinase At5g10290 isoform X2: MDFLLFVSLILACLCSSVSPDPQGDALIALKLSLNASGHQLSDWNENQVNPCTWSRVYCDSNYKVIQVSLAMMGFTGRLAPRIGTLKYLTTLSLQGNGITGDIPKELGNLTSLIRLDLENNRLTGEIPQSLGNLKKLQFLTLSQNNLSGSIPESLANLSSLNDIQLDSNNLSGRIPEQLLEVPKYNFSGNKLDCGVNYGQPCAFNNADQGSSHKPIGLIIGISVAFVAILVIVGLLLFWCKARHKGYKREVFVDVPGEVDRRIAFGQLKRFAWRELQIATDNFSEKNVLGQGGFGKVYKGVLADNTKVAVKRLTDYESPGGDAAFQREVEMISVAVHRNLLRLIGFCTTPTERLLVYPFMQNLSVAYRLRELKPGESVLDWPTRKQVALGTARGLEYLHAHCSPKIIHRDVKAANVLLDEDFEAVVGDFGLAKLVDIRKTNVTTQVRGTMGHIAPEYLSTGKSSERTDVFGYGIMLLEIVTGQRAIDFSRLEEEDDVLLLDHVKKLEREKRLDAIVDRNLKKNFNMQEVEMMIKVALLCTQATPEDRPPMSEVVRMLEGEGLAERWEEWQHVEVHRRQEYERLQRRFDWGEDSVYNQDAIELSGGR; encoded by the exons ATGGACTTCTTGTTATTTGTATCATTAATTTTGGCATGCTTGTGTTCTTCTGTGTCGCCTGATCCGCAAG GAGATGCACTGATTGCATTGAAGTTATCACTGAATGCTTCAGGTCACCAGCTTAGTGACTGGAATGAAAATCAAGTCAACCCTTGTACCTGGTCACGTGTTTACTGTGACTCAAACTACAAAGTTATTCAAGT TTCACTAGCGATGATGGGATTCACAGGACGCTTGGCCCCAAGGATAGGAACTCTAAAATATCTCACTACTCT TTCTTTGCAAGGAAATGGCATCACCGGTGACATACCAAAAGAGTTGGGAAACCTGACAAGCTTGATCAGGTTGGATTTGGAAAACAACAGATTAACTGGTGAAATACCGCAGTCCCTTGGTAATCTTAAAAAGCTACAGTTCTT GACATTGAGTCAAAACAATCTCAGTGGATCTATACCTGAATCACTTGCCAATCTTTCAAGCTTGAACGATAT TCAGCTAGATTCAAACAATCTTAGCGGCCGAATTCCGGAGCAGTTACTTGAAGTTCCTAAGTACAA TTTCAGCGGAAATAAGTTGGACTGTGGTGTGAATTATGGTCAgccttgtgcatttaataatgCCGATCAAG GTTCATCACATAAACCAATTGGCCTCATAATTGGAATTAGTGTAGCATTTGTAGCTATCCTTGTTATTGTTGGTCTGCTGTTATTTTGGTGCAAGGCTAGACACAAGGGATACAAGCGTGAAGTTTTTGTAGATGTTCCAG GTGAAGTTGATCGGCGAATTGCATTTGGACAGCTAAAAAGATTTGCATGGAGAGAACTACAAATAGCTACTGACAACTTCAGCGAGAAAAATGTTTTAGGACAGGGAGGCTTTGGAAAGGTTTATAAAGGTGTCCTTGCTGATAACACAAAAGTTGCTGTCAAAAGGTTAACTGATTATGAAAGCCCTGGGGGAGATGCAGCTTTCCAGCGTGAAGTTGAGATGATAAGTGTAGCTGTTCATAGGAACTTGTTACGGCTGATTGGGTTTTGTACTACTCCAACTGAACGCCTCTTAGTTTATCCCTTCATGCAAAACTTAAGCGTTGCCTATCGTCTACGAG AACTCAAACCTGGGGAATCTGTTTTGGATTGGCCTACAAGAAAACAAGTGGCTCTGGGAACTGCACGTGGCCTAGAATATCTTCATGCGCATTGCAGTCCTAAGATTATTCATCGGGATGTGAAAGCAGCTAATGTATTACTAGATGAAGATTTTGAGGCAGTTGTCGGCGACTTTGGTTTGGCAAAGTTAGTAGATATTCGAAAGACTAATGTGACAACTCAAGTTCGTGGGACAATGGGCCATATAGCTCCTGAGTATTTGTCAACCGGAAAGTCTTCAGAAAGGACTGATGTTTTTGGTTATGGGATTATGCTTCTGGAGATTGTTACAGGTCAACGGGCAATTGACTTCTCACGTTTGGAAGAGGAAGATGATGTGTTGTTGCTTGACCAT GTTAAGAAATTAGAACGAGAGAAAAGACTAGATGCTATTGTTGATCGCAACCTAAAGAAAAATTTCAACATGCAAGAGGTAGAAATGATGATAAAAGTTGCGCTACTCTGCACCCAAGCAACGCCAGAGGATCGTCCACCGATGTCTGAGGTTGTAAGAATGCTAGAAGGAGAAGGATTGGCTGAAAGGTGGGAGGAATGGCAGCACGTGGAGGTCCATCGAAGACAAGAATACGAGAGATTACAAAGAAGATTTGACTGGGGAGAAGATTCAGTTTATAATCAAGATGCCATTGAGTTGTCTGGTGGCAGATGA